Proteins encoded together in one Lepisosteus oculatus isolate fLepOcu1 chromosome 2, fLepOcu1.hap2, whole genome shotgun sequence window:
- the fbxo30a gene encoding F-box only protein 30a, whose protein sequence is MEVQQHVHCMNCVNRRCMARLETGVSCDLIGCPLICGAVFHSCKVDEHRLLCPLERVPCLNSGFGCPFIIARNKIAEHLEICPASVVCCTMEWNRWPVSYADRKSYENLSKDVDDVEQLDMALALQDQRMLLESLKVATMVSKNVDKQPSTSEKMPMASSIPEDKPANGIFAMDAESYGELYRATVETTRSLAAALDILSNATRDMDLINGSLPEEKSERNGDIHVKDEVKALDLENVEMKEHDESGFELGAVGGVDHDVVAEALSDRKMWSEQNGLEFLKEEVEGGEIMNIVERMKNQKTLCNGFHNAEGIQDELEQEEMDLEEAESKHSEINGSWAVSMPECRSMMTYNSIPVVVQEPSGSRPSPPPLPLPEILQNNALQSLPIDSEDRRFERKLQNLQFLRGMSVFTFNGRRTLFTDPYSFRAKMEDKAVDTSDLEVADDPMGLHGIDLITAALLFCLGDSPGGRGISDSRFVDGYRIDFGTQTFSFPSAILATNTMVGEIASASACDHANPQLSNPTPFQTLRLDLVLECVARYQTKQRSMFTFVCGQLFRRDEFSSHFKNVHGDIHAGLNGWMEHRCPLAYYGCTYSQRRFCPSVQGSKIIHDRHLRSFGVQPSVPALLTEPISNNTCSSGSHYDHLSNLPFEVLQHIAGFLDGFSLCQLSRVSRMMRDVCASLLQVRGMVILLWEKRQYPNGPSSWQIKDKVWRFSTAFGTVHEWKFADITSMADHLKKCKFNTVERREEAIPLPCMCVTRELTKEGRSLRSVLKPVL, encoded by the exons ATGGAGGTGCAGCAGCACGTACACTGCATGAACTGTGTCAACCGGAGATGTATGGCCAGGCTGGAGACTGGAGTTTCTTGTGACCTAATTGGTTGTCCTTTAATCTGTGGAGCTGTTTTCCATTCATGTAAAGTAGATGAGCATCGCCTGTTGTGCCCTCTTGAAAGAGTGCCTTGTTTAAACAGTGGATTCGGATGTCCATTTATAATTGCAAGGAACAAAATAGCCGAACATCTTGAAATATGCCCAGCAAGTGTGGTCTGTTGCACTATGGAATGGAACCGGTGGCCAGTGAGCTACGCAGATCGGAAATCTTATGAGAACCTAAGCAAAGACGTTGATGATGTAGAACAACTTGATATGGCATTAGCACTGCAGGATCAGCGAATGCTTCTAGAATCGCTTAAAGTGGCCACCATGGTATCCAAAAATGTTGACAAACAGCCCAGTACCAGTGAAAAGATGCCTATGGCATCCAGCATACCAGAAGACAAACCTGCAAATGGAATTTTTGCTATGGATGCAGAATCATATGGTGAACTTTACAGAGCTACAGTAGAGACTACGAGAAGCTTAGCTGCAGCCTTGGACATACTGAGTAATGCAACACGGGATATGGACTTAATCAATGGAAGTCTTCCTGAAGAAAAGAGTGAAAGGAATGGTGATATCCATGTGAAGGATGAAGTAAAAGCTTTGGACTTGGAAAATGTTGAGATGAAAGAGCATGATGAGTCTGGATTTGAGCTTGGAGCAGTTGGTGGAGTGGATCATGATGTAGTAGCAGAAGCACTGAGTGATAGAAAAATGTGGTCAGAGCAAAATGGATTAGAGTTTTTAAAAGAAGAGGTAGAGGGGGGAGAGATAATGAACATCGTTGAGAGGATGAAAAATCAGAAAACCCTTTGTAATGGATTTCACAATGCAGAAGGCATCCAGGATGAATTGGAACAGGAGGAAATGGATTTAGAAGAAGCTGAATCGAAACACTCTGAAATCAATGGGTCTTGGGCAGTCAGCATGCCAGAATGTAGGTCTATGATGACTTATAATTCCATACCTGTTGTAGTGCAGGAACCTTCTGGTTCTCGGCCATCACCTCCACCACTACCACTGCCTGAAATCCTGCAAAATAATGCCCTGCAGTCCTTGCCCATTGACAGTGAGGACAGAAGGTTTGAACGCAAGTTACAGAATCTCCAGTTTCTTAGAGGGATGAGCGTATTTACATTTAATGGACGCAGAACTCTATTTACTGATCCATATTCATTTCGTGCAAAAATGGAAGACAAAGCTGTTGACACCTCTGACCTAGAAGTGGCAGATGATCCAATGGGTCTTCATGGAATTGACCTTATCACAGCGGCCTTACTCTTCTGTCTGGGTGACTCACCTGGTGGCAGAGGAATTTCAGATAGTAGGTTTGTTGATGGTTATCGTATTGACTTTGGTACACAAACCTTTTCGTTTCCTTCTGCTATCTTGGCAACAAACACCATGGTGGGTGAAATAGCTTCAGCTTCTGCTTGCGATCATGCAAATCCACAACTTTCCAACCCAACCCCCTTCCAGACGCTCAGGCTGGACCTGGTTCTAGAATGTGTGGCTCGATACCAAACCAAGCAGCGATCTATGTTTACTTTTGTTTGTGGGCAGTTATTTAGGAGAGATGAATTTTcctctcattttaaaaatgttcatggAGACATTCATGCTGGCCTGAATGGTTGGATGGAACACAGATGCCCTTTGGCTTACTATGGCTGCACCTACTCCCAAAGAAGGTTCTGCCCCTCTGTACAAGGTTCTAAAATTATTCATGATCGACATCTAAGATCATTTGGAGTCCAGCCTAGTGTACCTGCACTGTTGACGGAACCCATTTCCAACAACACTTGCTCATCTGGGTCTCACTATGACCATTTGAGTAATCTTCCATTTGAGGTTCTGCAGCACATTGCAGGGTTCCTGGATGGCTTCAGTCTGTGCCAGCTGTCTAGAGTATCACGGATGATGAGAGATGTGTGTGCTAGTTTGCTGCAGGTTCGTGGAATGGTTATTCTTTTGTGGGAAAAGAGGCAATATCCAAATGGACCTTCATCTTGGCAGATAAAAGACAAG GTGTGGAGATTCAGTACAGCTTTTGGGACTGTGCACGAATGGAAGTTTGCTGACATTACTAGTATGGCTGACCACCTGAAGAAGTGCAAGTTCAATACTGTGGAACGAAGAGAAGAGGCTATCCCTTTGCCTTGTATGTGTGTGACAAGGGAGCTAACTAAAGAAGGACGATCCCTGCGTTCAGTTTTAAAGCCAGTATTATGA